In Citrus sinensis cultivar Valencia sweet orange chromosome 3, DVS_A1.0, whole genome shotgun sequence, the sequence CCATGCTATTGCTTGTTGAACAGATGGTTGAATTTAGAGTCAATCAATCAGTTGTGTTCTTCTAAGGTTTGTGCAAGTTTTGTACAAGAGCAaagtttagaatttttttagtttgtgAAAATGATATAGCTTTTTCTAATTCATCTTACTCTATTCTTTgcttaaaaatgaattctCCTCTTGATTTGATTCCTTGACTGCATTTCGGTCTGTTTTCTCTTGGCAGCATGAGCGTGGAACTAATTTTTATAGGAAAACACCGAACAAGGCTGCTATTTCATGTTTGACAAATCATCTCAAGACAGttgaaataaaacatttttgcGGTTATGCGAATCAACTTGAAATTGTGAGGTTTCTTCTAAAGAATGGACATGTATTGCAGAGAATGAGTATTAGATTGGCGGCAGGTGTTGAGAACCAAGGGAAGATAATCTCGAGGATAATGAAGTTTCGGAGATCATCTTCAAGTGTTGTGCTGGAATTCCTAGATCCTAAGCCAGTTAATGAATTTTcagattatttatttgatggTGAGCAAAAGAActataattatgtttaaattaaaaaaaaatggtttaagTGTATGTTCGAATTAAATAGTCTTTTGGATTTGTAGAAACTGAAAGGAGTACAGTGCCAGTCACTGTGGCAGCCTTATGTTTTGTTTGAAACAACTAAGAAGCTTCTGAATTGTTATGTAGCTCAATTCTGAATTATTCAGTGTATTACACGCAATACTTATGTTCCATttgtcatattttattttggcaTTATGATTGTTTTGACTTGATTAATATTGATTATAATTTGTGTAACATTTATCTTCCATATGTAGAATTATACTTTATATAGCTAAGACCTGAGTAGATGACACTGCCTGCGTACGTCTTCAGGACCCGGTCATAAACTGTTTATCTCTGCGTCTGTCTGGCATCCCATCCACGTATGACCTGTCGGCTTTTTGCCCACAAGCATGCAGTGTGTATGAATTGCAGTCCTTGTACGGACGACGTGTCATCGATAAAACACGAGTTCtgttcttttttatctttagttTAGATTACATTTTGCAAAACTAATAAACGATAGAGCTCCTAGTAAGGTCAATAGTTAACTGCGAACCCAGAAGATCGGAATGCTATACCTTTCAAACATGCATTTCAAAGCCATCTGCGGTAATGGAAAACAAGCATTTCAAACTCGCTgttaaacaatgataaaagtaatttttaatccTGAGTTTTAATTCCAAGCATGAAGCTGATTCATAAACAAAAAGACATTAAGTAAGTAGGGGCGAAAGCTGAAAACTTTGGTTACGGGGATCGGAGTGAATAATGTATATATCGtttagagttaattttttaacttctattttaatttaggggATATcatgaatatttaaaaaaaaaattgaaatttttacaaGAGTCATAACCCACTATAGTCTCCATTAAGATCCGCCCTCCCGACTTTCGGTACTTTATTAAAGCATAGGATAAAtctttacaatattataaatagattttataaaagCAGTCCATATATAGAAGTCCTTCTACACtcgaattaaataaaaataacgtACGACTAACAATTTAAGAGcctcttttattttccatGCATGATTATAAATAACGTCACTTTTAAggatttttacaaattttaattatgatcaTAACTTTTGTCCTCATACAATAACGGTGTCCATTGTCCACATGTCAAAAGTTCATCAATATAACATAACCTAATTAAAATTCGTGACAAAATCCAAAGGAAAGAAAGCGTGGAgtaatatatataagtataaCAAAGGCATTGAGCATACACCAGGTGTAATTTGCATTGCATGGCCACCCTTACGTGGCAGTTCCGCCGATTAACACATCTTTAAAAGTTAAAGCCCCCCTGCTCTCTCCTTATTAAGGGCGTTTCAACACAACACTCATCAATGCAAGCAGAGAGAGAGTGaaggaaaaattaagaaaCCAATATTAATATTGTCACTTGGAAGAAAGAAACAATCATTACATATATAATACGATGGATACTAAGAACAACAGGAAGCATTTGTCCTCCATTGCCAACGACGTCGTTCACAGATGTGCATTGTAcggatctctctctctctctccttttctttttctcccccatcactttgttttctttatatatacgAATGTATGTAGAACGTAGTAGGTTTTGTATAAATATCTGTTGCACACATTATTTGATAtgcatttaaatataattaatggtaattgagatGACACACAAAGACAatgcaaaaaaagaaaaaaagaaaaaaagagtgagtaaatttatgaaatttgccTTGATCCAGTTAATTTGTATGCATTTAGCTGACTGTAAGGTGGTTTCGAGTGTGTTTTTGTTTGGCAACTTTTCACGCAAAAGCACTTTTGGGAAGCACTTTATGTAATGTAAGTGCCTCTAAAAACTGTTTTATGTATTACTGCCAAATCCAGTGCTGAGGTTACAATGGGAGGGTCGGTTTTATACCTGTTCTTagagatttaatttcaataggAGATTGAAATATATATGAGAATTATGTTATTAGCAGACTTAATTCTTTTGCAGGAATTCATTCCATCGTAGACCACTCAAATGAATTTGGTCGATTGAGATTATTTGAGTGCATGCTTCAAAACTGGAGCATTAATTCTTTGACATAAATGGGCTTTAACATAAGGCGCGTTCGCTTATTCCACTTATTCAAGAAGTTGGcactcaattttttattactagcCTTTAGATGGCCAGCAGCCTTTTGTAGCCCTTTCTAGTTTCTACTAAAGTGGTTATGTGCAATAGTTCTATTCTGGGTTGCAAAATTATTGTGTCAGTAGAATCCACATACATCATGTACTTTTCtgtatttaatttcaagaggCTTAGTTATATCATAGTTTTAGGATTAAAATATGTCTGTCCATTACCatgttattagattttttttttcctaaattagTTGGACACATTATTGGATTGCTCAATAAAGGAAAGCATTTGGCAAATACTTGGTTTGATATAAACATATAGTTGCAGTAAAGCACATTAGCTTGTGCGTCCTGAAATTCTTGCAGGCAAGTAAAGGCTTCTGATGATTCGTTGGTGGAGGGTTTTGAAGCAGAATGGAAGCCTGAAATCGGACAGTATTCGAAGAAATTTGTGGAATATTGCAGTGTAAAGGCTCTTACTAACATGTGTCAGAGCATAGAAGAAAAGATTAGTGATGGATCATTTAGTCGACTCACATTTGACATGATGCTTGCCTGGGAAATGCCTAGTGCCGCTGATGAGGAGTCTCATACTGTAAGCAATCATCATAATACTGATATcctatatttatttcatggtCCACCAAATCATTATGATATTATCCCAATTTTGGTGTGCCTCTCTGCTTTTCAAGTTGCttcttctatttctttttcattatacatTCTCTGGTTCTCATCAGTTTTCGCTCCTATTCAAAGAAGCATGAATTCTCTCACTTATCTGCTGAATCTGTTTTAATGATAGGTCAATGGATTTTTATTCCTCTCTGTGGTTACTACTATTTCGGTCTTGTGCAGGAGTGCATGGGAAAGGAGAATGAGGATAGAAAGGCTGTAAAATTCACTTCAGATCATGATGAAATTCCCCTCTTCTATACAGACATCATGCCTCTTCTAGTAAGAGAGAGTGTCTCTTTCTGATCATTTGAGTGCTAATGTACCGACCAAGCATTAGCCTTCACTGAAACTCGTATATCATTTCATGAACAttgattaattgttatttttgctAACTACTCTATGAGATCTGATCAAATTAGATATATAAATGTTGCGATTGATCTTGGATTTGCTTCATATTTGGCCgtcaattatattttactcttcgtttttatatttgtttggtttgataatTTACCCTCTGGCCCATATATATGATGGTAGGTCAATAATGAACTGAGTGTTGGAGAAGATGCATTTGTATGGATGGGATCCTTAGTTCCTCTAGTTTCAGATGTTATTAATGGGAGATTTACGTATGAAATTCTGACAGCGCCAACAGGAAGCCGGCTCCATTCTCCAGCATACGATATATTTCTAAAGGAGATGGACAAGTAATTCTTCCACTTCTTCCATGCAGCAATTTTACCACTCAGAAAGTTTAAGTGCCGTTTGGTTTTGTGACATGCAAATTATCATGGAACACTCGAAATGAGTTGTTCTTAACAATTTCTAGAATTTGCAAACTCACTAACTATCTCTGAAAATGCAGAAGCATTATTACCCCTTATTGATAACAATATCTGTGCTCGGCTTGTTTGGGTGCTTTCAGccgtttttcattttcttttggaaaTCTTGATTTCATAGATGCGtaaaaaatttgcaaaaaCAAGCAACTCCAAAGGGTGTTGAGCTGGCTGACGATGAATTTATACTGCATGTGGAAGGAACTGCAAGCACACAGAGAGTAGTGCGCCATATTGGGAAAACAAGTTGGCCTGGTATGTCTTTAGTTTGAGGTCTTACATCTTTCTAACTGCTGTAGAAATTGTTACTTGGATTTTACTAATCATAATTGTTGTCTCTAGGTAGGCTCACACTGACAAATTATGCACTCTACTTCGAGGCTTCAGGAGTAATAGCATATGAAGATGCACTAAAGATTGGCCTCTTGAAGGATGCTGAACTATCTGTTAAACCAACTGCCACAGGTCCATGGGGTGCTCCGCTTTTTGACAAGGCAATTGTAGTCGAGTCCCCTGGACAGTAAGCATAGTTTCACTTATATGAAATTACTGGAGTTATTAGCATcgttattcttattttaaaaattgttaaatgcTTGGTAGTTATCCCATAAGCTAGATTTTAAATGCATAACATACAAGGCAGACATCAGAAAGCATTCTGATTCGTTTATTAAAGTTTGTCTTTTATTAAGCTAAAGATATTTATGCTGCTagatttttctaatttggtTGTAGATGTTGGTTAGTTATACTGTCAAATGAGCAAATCTCATGGATATTTCATAGTGTGGTTATGCCATTGTCTTTTGCCCTTCACTTTTCTAGATCTGAGGGAATTGTGCTGGAGTTTCCAGAGATAACTAGCTCGACAAGGCGTGATCATTGGCTGGCCCTCACAAAGGAGATAATCTTAATGCACAAATTCCTATCAAAATTCAAGGTGGAATGTCCAATACAGGCATGGGAGATGAATGCAAGGACAATACTTTGCATCATAAGACTCCATGCAGCAAGAGAAATGCTGAGGATATTGCCCCCAGATCCCACAAAATTCTTGATTTTTGCTTTGTACGATGAGTTACCAAAGGGAGACTACGTGCTAGAAGAGCTTGCTGAGAGTCTGAAGAAAGTTGATTGTGGACATCCTTCCAGTGCTAGCTCAATTCTGAGATGTATGAACCTGTCAATTGCCACAAGTGGAGAAGtaagagaaggaaaagaacTGGAGGAACATAAACATATAAGTGATGAAAGCTGTTCATCACTGGAAACTGCCATCAATCAATCTAAAGAGGAAGCAAAGGCAGTTGAAATTGCTAAGTCTACCACTGAGGGCCTGAAAGAGGAAGGGATCAGTGATAGCATCCTTGTTCTCTTGGTATGTTTTTACTTCCAAATTATTGTTTATGCTGCTGATTTTATATTGACAGAATAAGTAATGATATCTCAACAAATCATGATATTGAGAGCTTGTTTGACATTTATCAAGCACagcaaagaaattgaattttatgaaattccTATAGCACCCTATAATTTGTACCAAAAAATCTCTGCACCTTTGGCGTGCTGTATGGCATGGGAGGATAGCTGTCTCAGAGAGGTTACtgttatttactttatttggTTTTGTAGTATTGATGTtaagtttgatttaataatGTAGGAGCTACTAAAGCCACTTAAAAGTGTTTTACCCTGGATTCGAGAAGTTGTTTCATGGGAAAAACCAGCAACCACCCTCACTGTGATTGCTACAACTCTACTAATAGTGTACAAGTAAGTCAGTGCTCCCTcgtaattttcttatatacggaaaattttttgaaagtgCATGTTGATCAAGAACGACTTCATTACTTGGCCTAGTAATGTGTAAACTTTGCAAACGACTAGTAAACTATATAATGGCAATGTAGGGAGTGGGTAGGCCAGGCTATAGCTGCTTGTTTGCTCACCATCGTGGTGAAGATGCTTCaggcaagaaaaaaaaggttgacAGACAAATGCAATGAGATAGTAGTATGCACTACTTCAGATCAGAGCACCGTGGAGAGCATTGTGTCGGCTCAATACAGTTTGATAACTATTCATGAGATGTTGCAGGCAGCAAACATTATGATTTTGAAGATATGGTCGATATTAATTTCAAAGGCCCGCAAGGTACTCATTTTGATAACCTATGCTTTCAGCTTAGCAATTAAATATCGTTTTCAATCAATATTGCTTATTCGTCGTTAGCTGAAGTTCGTTTACCTACTACATTTGTTCAATGTCTTCGATTATTGAGAGAGTCCTAGTTGCATTTCCAAATTGTTCTAAATCCTCGTTTCATTTAATGGATTGCAGCATGCGGACACGGTAATGGTGGCATTGACTGGGTTAGCAATAGTATTAGCGGTTGTTCCATTCAAGTATATTGTTATGGGAGGTGTGCTGTACGGCTTCATTATGAACTCGAAGCCAATGAAGTACCTGGGAAACAAGTCAGACGACCAAAGCGGCAACAGACGTCTAAAAGAATGGTGGGAGTCAATCCCTATTATTCCTGTTCGCGTCGTGGACAAGCTGCCTGAGTGCCCAAAATAATGTGTCGGCTCCTGCACAATCACAGTTGCCTAAATCCTCTGTTTCTGAACTTTTGTTATCAACTTACTGCACGATATACACTTCTGAGTTTGCTTTTGCCATCAGAGTAAAACTGCATCTGAAACACAGCATACACTTAAATGCTCATTACAAATTTGGAGAAAAGCACAAGTAGAAAAGGATTGAAGACATTCAGTAAAGTTGAAATTcggcattttctttaattcttgttATGAACAAGTTTCTGAATTATTTGTTCTCTTGATGTAAAATAGCATATTGCTGGGAGTAATGAAGATGCGACTGTGCTTTTCCTATTAGCATGTTAATAAAagcaaaatggaaaattattagttacgTCCTCTCGTTTTGCTGCTTATTGAGCTAACATGTAACTTCTACCCAACGGATGCATGTACGATGGATGTACCAACCTAATCATTTCTTTCTCATTAAATCTGTTAAAACAGAAAAAGTCCCGACATCATATTCTTCGCACCTTTAAAAACGACACGTGTCGTCTCCCACTACTCGCGTGCTGGAAACTTTAACCCACTCTGACTGCGTGACAGCAGATCATTCCCAATTCGTTTCAGTTTCACTGTCACTTTCACTACTCCTCGGGCGCCTTCCGACAAACAGAGAGAATGCAAACTTGAAAACCCCCAAAAACCCTAACGTTCCCCCGGAGACCCTAACCCACCATAAACCCTGACTCTTAACCCTAGCCACTATGAGCGACCAAGACGAGCAATCGCGGGCTCAGAAAGCCGCCCAGTTAACAAGTCCGCTCTCATCTTCTCTCTCGaacctttcttcttcttcgagAAGCATCCCCTCTAATCAAGATTTCCATTTCTTCTACAATTTCCCTGAATTCAATCAACCCGTCCAAGAAATCGCGAACCAATCGCAGCTCCTCCTACAATCCATCGGCTCATCGGAGATTTTTAACCAACCGATCAATTTTCCTGACGAGGTTGACATCTCGGACGCCTACGACTGGCTTGTCGACGTAAACGACAACGTTTTCGAGCGTATGGATGTTTCTTTCGACGAATTTAGTAAAGCAAGAGGGGAAAATGGGGAAGGCGATGGAAATGAAGGTGGCTTTCAGTTGGTTTATgggaagaacaagaagaagggCGACATTGTGGGTGGCTCTGCCCCGGCCAGTGTGAAAGTGAAGGACAGGAAAGAGAAAAGCAAGGTGCCGTTTCATGTACCGACTATAACAAAACCGCAAGAGGAGTACAAGATCGTTGTGAACAATGCGAACCAGCCGTTTCAGCATGTTTGGTTGCAGAAGAGTGAGGACAGTGGACGCTTTATCCATCCTCTTGtaagtttgttattttttgaatattttgatattggaTTTGACTTACTGGGTTTGTTAAATTTGTAATCTGAAAATAGTACCTTTCTTAGGGACTTTTTAGTGatcaattatttctttcattttctttttgggtggTTTGTGGTATATGTTTACGCTTATCTTGTTTGGAATTTGTGTGCAATTCTTATTATTCATGCGAGAATTTTAACACTCTCTCTGTTCATGTGAATGTGGTTCATGCTTGCCAAAAATATACCAAAACACTTTTGCTTATTGCTATTGCTTTATTTGTACAGGACAATCTTTCtgttttggattttgttgataaaGATATAGGGGATGTGGAAGCTGTAAAACCTCCCTCGTTGGAGCAGACACCATTCAAGCTTGTGGAAGAAGTTAAAGATTTAAAGGAGCTAGCTGCTAAATTGAAGAGCGTAGATGAGTTTGCGGTAAAGTCTGACTTCTGTGATTAtgttttattgataaataatgCCGTGGTTCAGCCTTACTGCagtagtttctttttttcagcCTTTTGATTTCTCTTTTCTGATGGGGCATTTCATATACAGAACTGAACACTGTCCTATGTAGAGGATATAGTGTAGTTAAGGCACATGTCACCGATGTCAGCTACTTCAAAATTATATAGTGCTGGATGTGGTTTAAGCCAATAAGACAAGAAAGGGGTGTGGCCGCCCATGAAGATACATACAAATATGTTAACATTCGAAACATATGCAAAGAAATGTGCCTGTAATAGTTTTCCTGTCTACGTAAAGTAGTAAACCAGCTGTCTATTTAATCTTGATACAAGTTTTGCatgtttaagaaaatgatcTTTCATCTTTAACAGTGAGTCCATTTTTAGCTGTAATCCTTTTCTCAAGCATGACTTGGTT encodes:
- the LOC102608243 gene encoding uncharacterized protein LOC102608243 isoform X1; amino-acid sequence: MDTKNNRKHLSSIANDVVHRCALQVKASDDSLVEGFEAEWKPEIGQYSKKFVEYCSVKALTNMCQSIEEKISDGSFSRLTFDMMLAWEMPSAADEESHTECMGKENEDRKAVKFTSDHDEIPLFYTDIMPLLVNNELSVGEDAFVWMGSLVPLVSDVINGRFTYEILTAPTGSRLHSPAYDIFLKEMDKCVKNLQKQATPKGVELADDEFILHVEGTASTQRVVRHIGKTSWPGRLTLTNYALYFEASGVIAYEDALKIGLLKDAELSVKPTATGPWGAPLFDKAIVVESPGQSEGIVLEFPEITSSTRRDHWLALTKEIILMHKFLSKFKVECPIQAWEMNARTILCIIRLHAAREMLRILPPDPTKFLIFALYDELPKGDYVLEELAESLKKVDCGHPSSASSILRCMNLSIATSGEVREGKELEEHKHISDESCSSLETAINQSKEEAKAVEIAKSTTEGLKEEGISDSILVLLELLKPLKSVLPWIREVVSWEKPATTLTVIATTLLIVYKEWVGQAIAACLLTIVVKMLQARKKRLTDKCNEIVVCTTSDQSTVESIVSAQYSLITIHEMLQAANIMILKIWSILISKARKHADTVMVALTGLAIVLAVVPFKYIVMGGVLYGFIMNSKPMKYLGNKSDDQSGNRRLKEWWESIPIIPVRVVDKLPECPK
- the LOC102608243 gene encoding uncharacterized protein LOC102608243 isoform X3; its protein translation is MCIVNNELSVGEDAFVWMGSLVPLVSDVINGRFTYEILTAPTGSRLHSPAYDIFLKEMDKCVKNLQKQATPKGVELADDEFILHVEGTASTQRVVRHIGKTSWPGRLTLTNYALYFEASGVIAYEDALKIGLLKDAELSVKPTATGPWGAPLFDKAIVVESPGQSEGIVLEFPEITSSTRRDHWLALTKEIILMHKFLSKFKVECPIQAWEMNARTILCIIRLHAAREMLRILPPDPTKFLIFALYDELPKGDYVLEELAESLKKVDCGHPSSASSILRCMNLSIATSGEVREGKELEEHKHISDESCSSLETAINQSKEEAKAVEIAKSTTEGLKEEGISDSILVLLELLKPLKSVLPWIREVVSWEKPATTLTVIATTLLIVYKEWVGQAIAACLLTIVVKMLQARKKRLTDKCNEIVVCTTSDQSTVESIVSAQYSLITIHEMLQAANIMILKIWSILISKARKHADTVMVALTGLAIVLAVVPFKYIVMGGVLYGFIMNSKPMKYLGNKSDDQSGNRRLKEWWESIPIIPVRVVDKLPECPK
- the LOC102608243 gene encoding uncharacterized protein LOC102608243 isoform X2; the protein is MCQSIEEKISDGSFSRLTFDMMLAWEMPSAADEESHTECMGKENEDRKAVKFTSDHDEIPLFYTDIMPLLVNNELSVGEDAFVWMGSLVPLVSDVINGRFTYEILTAPTGSRLHSPAYDIFLKEMDKCVKNLQKQATPKGVELADDEFILHVEGTASTQRVVRHIGKTSWPGRLTLTNYALYFEASGVIAYEDALKIGLLKDAELSVKPTATGPWGAPLFDKAIVVESPGQSEGIVLEFPEITSSTRRDHWLALTKEIILMHKFLSKFKVECPIQAWEMNARTILCIIRLHAAREMLRILPPDPTKFLIFALYDELPKGDYVLEELAESLKKVDCGHPSSASSILRCMNLSIATSGEVREGKELEEHKHISDESCSSLETAINQSKEEAKAVEIAKSTTEGLKEEGISDSILVLLELLKPLKSVLPWIREVVSWEKPATTLTVIATTLLIVYKEWVGQAIAACLLTIVVKMLQARKKRLTDKCNEIVVCTTSDQSTVESIVSAQYSLITIHEMLQAANIMILKIWSILISKARKHADTVMVALTGLAIVLAVVPFKYIVMGGVLYGFIMNSKPMKYLGNKSDDQSGNRRLKEWWESIPIIPVRVVDKLPECPK